The genomic segment TTCTATCATTTCTCCCtgcaatcttttttttttatcatatgataataataatgttGTTCGAATAATTGAATCTCATGTCTCAGACAGaagaaaacacacacacacagagatATATATAATTCATTGGTTCATGAGTACTTCTGTCATCTGTGTTCCATTACGATATTTTGAAGCAAGACGTGCCTTTGTAGGACCTTCAACTTTTTAACATGCATGCACGGCAAACGTTTGAGAATTCATACTGTTGGTTGCCAAAAATGTTGGACAACTCGAAAAGCAACGAGACAAGTAGAtctaattgaaatttttttaaaaaaatatatataatttgtatctcttaatatatatatatatattaaaacatATCAAAAGCAAGAGTGGTCACGTTTGTGCTACTGAATATATATAAGTTTCAGTCGATAAATTAAAAACACGAAATTATATATGTGATCAATCCATCTCCATTTTCGTACAAAAATTGCGGTAACCATGTCGAGACTTTTGAGGACaaaaaagatatatatatatataccagcTTTGTTTTATGACGATAAGATAAGATTAATTACCATTTCATGTCACAAATTAAAAAAGATCAATGAAACACAAATAACGTATTcttcaaatttcaagaaaattatattACAAATAGCAAAATGAAAACAATATTATAACGAGTAAATTAAAGAGTACATATTCTCATAATAATTAcacataaaatttaaatatttatgctgCCTCCAATAATTCAGACAAATTAAACCCTTATTGTTTTACCTTTTCCAGAACCTTAACACACACTGTTTCATCAGCAACATCAACTGATTTCTGATTCTTGCATCCTAGAAGCCCACTTGGCCGAATCTTTTGTGCTTCCTTGCTCCCTCCATTTGTGTTTCTTGGATTCATGTTGTTGTTTCTTGAAACTATGCCACCTGAAATGCTAACACATCTTTCTTCGGTGTCTGACAGAATCGACAAGTAATCTGCAGCGCTTGCGGTAATGACACTCCATTGAATACTGGCTTCACTTGGTGCATAATGTGATGTAGGACTCATGCAACAAGAAACAGCATCATCTTGATCTGTTTTTGAGGctaatatttgatttatacatCCCGAGATATTCTCTATTTCGAAGAGATCGGAGCTTGCATCACTAGCCATATCGTCGAAAATTGTGCTGGTTCCGATAGTAGAGGCAGCTGGGATATTATTCTGATGGCTTTTCCCTTCAGGAATGGCGTCCCATGTTAACATTGAGAGTTTTCTTTCCAAATTCATGGCTATGTCTCCCTTTGATGAAATGCTTGATCCAAATACTTCGATGGAGTTTCTCGCCTCTTCCAACTTTTCTTCTTCGAGCTTGATTTTGTCTACAATGAAATTCTTTTGTGATTTTTGGTCCGGGATTGTGGTGAGATGACCGAATATTCGATCTGATCCGGTTCGGCTGGCTTTTGAGTTCTTGTATGTGATGTCGTGTGGGATGATCTGATCATTGATCTTGACATTTTTCTTGTCGAAACACGGCACCTGGCAACCGAATCCGGGGAAAATTCTCCAGCTGGTAGGTTTTTTCGGCTTAGTTAGTGAATCGTTTCTCGGGAGGTTCCTCAGCATTGTTGTTTGGCTCGCCCAGCTACTCGTTTCAGAACCAAGCTGGCTACGAGTTTCTTGAGTTGCATTCGATGAAAGCCGGGGTCGATTCACCGACCCGTTTTTGTTAAATTCACGTTTCAGCCCTGACGTGTATTCCAATTTCATGTTGAAGTACCTGTCAGCACCAAAAACACTGATTTCTCCATCTTTTGAATGGTGATCTTGAGAGAATGTGAATGCTGAAGTGGGATCTTGGATTGGCCCCGGAACTTTAAACACAAAGTTCTCTCCTGAAGTGTTGAGATACGAAAACGAATCCGTTCGGGCGCTTTTTAGGCTATCTTGGGTGTCTTTTGAGTGTGAAATGTTGGCCTGGAATGCAGATTTTATTGAAGGGGACTTACTTTTTCCTGAGCTCATTACAAGAGGGGTTTCTTGGGCCGAAATCCTTCGAAtcaaattttctttatctctgTCTAGGTAACATGAAAACGAGGCGACACGAAGATTCATGTTATCTTCACTCTCCATGGATGTTGAATCGATTTTGTTTACAATGAATTGGTGGAAGCAACAAAATCTGGGAAGAATGTATACGTAGAGATATATGATAAGTATATAAGATATGCCTGAAAAATGAAATGCAAATTTATAACATCGAGAAATGGGAATATTTTAGAGCATAAATTCGAGCAAAGTGTTGAGTTTATAGAATGGGTTCATGAAAAGCCATCCTGTAAATAGGCATGGCAAGAGGGTTAAAGTAGCAAGGCAGTGGAGCCTACTTGTTTATGACCTCGTGTGACTGTTTCACTTTTACGGCCGCCGCAGGGAAATCAACATAGTTAAAAAGTAAAAGCAACTCCCCTCCTTTTGAAGTTAAATTACGAGTTCATTTGTACGAGAAAATTGCATCAAAAGCCAAGGATCCTTTGGTTCAGTGGCAAGAATTTGATCCCAAGACCAAATTTGACTTGTGTGGAGTGTGGGTAGTTTAATTCTTTCAGATTTACATAGGAAATATCCGTCCTCGTTccatcaaaagaatatacattgATCATAATTTGATCAAATCATGACTGTAATAAGCGTCTAACAGCACATTTTATCCAATAGTACTGCAAGTCATATCGTTTGCAATGTTTTCAAGTCCATAAACATATTATATACTTTAAAATTGTTTTGATGTAATATAAAATACATTTTCTGGACTGTGAACTGTGGTTTACATGGATTTGTAAGTCACAATATTTACGTTTAATGTGAGAAAAGACCTCATAATCATCAATATTTCCTCCCCGTGAGGCATCTCGGGTAATGCTATATTGTACCAGATAACATCAACACCATTGAACAATGTAAATCTTTCATATTTTTATGAGGGATATTCCACTCTATATATCGACCATACTGCTCTATGAGTGGACATCCTAGCTAGCTAGGGTCGTCCCCACTACTTACTCAACTAGTTCTTTGCTCTCTGTGGCATCCTAAAGTCCATTTTAGTCCCAAAATAGTTTGCCTTATTTAGATATGAATTTTTTAGAAGAAGTTACAAGTCACAAAACATCTTTCTCATGTTTAGTGTGATGAAAACCCTCAAAATTTCACTCTTTTCCCCTTCTTTTCTGCAACCATTTATCCATCATCAATGACTGGTACGGTGGTATAAACTTCGTAGGGTGAGCGAAACTAAAACTAAAAAGATGGATCAAAATCATTGgagatataatatatattaggTTACAAAAACCAATGATACTGAACCAGTTGTTAGACTGCTGTCATTTTGCATTCGAGTAAGAAAAATGCAGGTAATTTTAGTCATTATTAATGCCATCACTGGAGATTTGGATATGATACGTTTACATTTATTACATGTTCTTTGGTTtagggatatatatatacatttaatGCAAAGCTGGAAATTCTTACAAAGCCACCAGACTAAGAAGTGGCTAAGAACCAAGGTTTAAAACCCACCATTCATTCGACCTGGCGAGACTAAAGCAGGGACTACAATGTCAAAGTCAtaatgaatttatgatttaaagctCCAAATAATTTATTGTCAAGGAATTTTCGGTAGTTGGATTCCAGTGATTGGGAATATTAATGGCTGATAAGCGACTCGTTCTtcaaatacacatatatatcatattGCTTTCttaccatttttttaaaaaacgatccattttaatgatttttttgcaTGAGTTCATGGCATAAACTCCCAAGATCAAATGCACAAAGCCAGAAATTAATCGAATATGTTCTTTGGTTTGGGAGAATATGTATAGTTGTTTGAGGGGTTACTTATGCTAAAATTAAACTTATATAATCGTTATCATCACCTAAGTTTGGAATACATTTTACTCTTAAACATATCCCACTTGTTCTAGCTGTAAAGCGTATAAACAGATTTGAAGTGCGAATTTCCTTCTAAGCTAATTAAGTTGAAAGAGAATCTGCTTTTCTAAGCGAGGAATTTTGCAATATCTTTTATTTCAGCCTGTACTTAAAACGTAATCTCACCCTAACGTACCCTTTCGCAGTTGACAAATCGTTAACAAAACCATAAAATTTTATCAAGTGATCACGAAAAAAATTGTGTAAACAAGATTATTTGTCTTAAAAGTGTGTGCTAAACTTTGAAAGATTTTAGTTTGAGTAGGAAACTGCCTTTTCCTTGTATTCCAGATCGGTCCCCTCAGCGCAAAATGCAGCAAGTAACATGCATGTTCTTTACCTCAACAAGGACCAGATCATTTATTGGTATAAATGATTACATTTACACGGTGAATGAATCAATTTGGTAGTGTAATGATTTCGAGTTCCAATCTTATCATATGTgtgcataaataaattttatgggATCATTTATCCATCATAGTAGTGAAAAAACTATAACTAATGACGACCTTGGAGCAATCGAAACGACAAAGTTCTGTCAGCACATCATATATGGTCAACGATACATGACCACAACGGCAATTGTTGCTATCCAATGAAGTTGATATTGGTACTGTGAAATTTCATGTAAGATACataatgttgctgtcatttgCCTGAGACAGTGCCGCTACGCCATGCAACTTGCCCAAGATGGAACCCAGAAATTCAATATacggataatatttgaaattgatAATATTGAACTTTTCTTCTTTAAAAAAGGTCATTTGGAGTAACTAAACACCCATGTTTGCTCTTTTCTACAACTGATCCAAGCCAATACACACAGCCTTTTCCAATCCAAGCTAACCCAGCACTCTCCCATGGCAAATAATTTCTTTCAACAATTAAAAAACCACCTTTATTTTCAACCCTATGCAGCATTCTCAACTCTCATAAAAGAACATAGATAaagttgtttttttaaaaaaaaaacttagctTTAAAATTTCACAGAAAGATAATCACCATTTCAAAAAGATCGTTGCTGTTTTAACAATAAAAGTTTCAATCGCTGAAATCAAAATGCACTGAATTGGTTCTCCCCTTATATAAGTACTATGGTTCATGATACCTACCCCAttcatcatttgaaaacaaGTAATTCAAAACAGATCTGCAACTGTCACAAACTATTCAAGGGCTTTGCGCACTGACCCATGTGCCTCCTAAGCATCGAGCTTGATATAACGAGCAGAAATGCCAGGAAACTAATGCTCAGTGTCTCAGGAGAATGTGAACAAGGACAACATTTAAACATAATAGATACAAAGAAGGCTAAAATTCATCATAGTTTGTAACACTCGACACATCATCTTCCTTCCAAAAA from the Primulina tabacum isolate GXHZ01 chromosome 8, ASM2559414v2, whole genome shotgun sequence genome contains:
- the LOC142553253 gene encoding protein PHYTOCHROME KINASE SUBSTRATE 3-like — translated: MESEDNMNLRVASFSCYLDRDKENLIRRISAQETPLVMSSGKSKSPSIKSAFQANISHSKDTQDSLKSARTDSFSYLNTSGENFVFKVPGPIQDPTSAFTFSQDHHSKDGEISVFGADRYFNMKLEYTSGLKREFNKNGSVNRPRLSSNATQETRSQLGSETSSWASQTTMLRNLPRNDSLTKPKKPTSWRIFPGFGCQVPCFDKKNVKINDQIIPHDITYKNSKASRTGSDRIFGHLTTIPDQKSQKNFIVDKIKLEEEKLEEARNSIEVFGSSISSKGDIAMNLERKLSMLTWDAIPEGKSHQNNIPAASTIGTSTIFDDMASDASSDLFEIENISGCINQILASKTDQDDAVSCCMSPTSHYAPSEASIQWSVITASAADYLSILSDTEERCVSISGGIVSRNNNMNPRNTNGGSKEAQKIRPSGLLGCKNQKSVDVADETVCVKVLEKVKQ